In Streptantibioticus cattleyicolor NRRL 8057 = DSM 46488, a genomic segment contains:
- a CDS encoding glutamate synthase subunit beta, which yields MADPKGFLTTGREVARTRPVPERIKDWREVYVPGSLLPVIGKQAGRCMDCGIPFCHNGCPLGNLIPEWNDYAYRDDWRAAAERLHATNNFPEFTGRLCPAPCEAACVLGINQPPVTIKNVEVTIVDKAWDNGAVVPQPPERLSGKTVAVIGSGPAGLAAAQQLTRAGHTVAVYERADRIGGLLRYGIPEFKMEKRHINRRIEQMRAEGTKFRTGVEIGRDIDAAGLRRRYDAVVIAAGATTARDLPVPGRDLNGIHQAMEYLPLANKVQEGDYVTSPISAEGKHVVVIGGGDTGADCVGTAHRQGAASVTQLEIMPRPADERPAHQPWPTYPMTYKVTSAHEEGGERIYAVNTVEFEGDAEGNVQYLHLVEVEFTDGKFAPKPGTERRIPAQLVTLAMGFTGTDVRNGLVEQLGLELDARGNIARDKDFATNVDGVFVAGDAGRGQSLIVWAIAEGRSAARAVDHYLTGTSALPAPIRPTDRALAV from the coding sequence ATGGCTGACCCGAAGGGCTTTCTCACCACCGGGCGCGAGGTCGCCCGCACCCGCCCGGTCCCGGAGCGGATCAAGGACTGGCGCGAGGTCTACGTCCCCGGCTCCCTGTTGCCCGTCATCGGCAAGCAGGCCGGCCGCTGCATGGACTGCGGCATCCCGTTCTGCCACAACGGCTGCCCGCTGGGGAACCTGATCCCCGAGTGGAACGACTACGCCTACCGCGACGACTGGCGGGCCGCCGCCGAACGCCTGCACGCCACCAACAACTTCCCCGAGTTCACCGGCCGGCTGTGCCCCGCCCCGTGCGAGGCCGCCTGCGTGCTCGGCATCAACCAGCCCCCGGTGACCATCAAGAACGTCGAGGTCACCATCGTCGACAAGGCGTGGGACAACGGCGCGGTGGTGCCGCAGCCGCCGGAGCGCCTGTCCGGCAAGACCGTCGCCGTCATCGGCTCCGGACCGGCCGGCCTCGCCGCCGCCCAGCAGCTCACCCGGGCCGGCCACACCGTCGCCGTCTACGAACGCGCCGACCGCATCGGCGGCCTGCTGCGCTACGGCATCCCCGAGTTCAAGATGGAGAAGCGCCACATCAACCGGCGCATCGAGCAGATGCGCGCGGAGGGCACCAAGTTCCGCACCGGCGTGGAGATCGGCCGCGACATCGACGCCGCCGGCCTGCGCCGCCGCTACGACGCCGTGGTGATCGCGGCCGGCGCCACCACCGCCCGCGACCTGCCCGTCCCCGGCCGCGATCTCAACGGCATCCACCAGGCCATGGAATACCTGCCGCTGGCCAACAAGGTCCAGGAGGGCGACTACGTCACCTCCCCGATCTCCGCCGAGGGCAAGCACGTCGTGGTGATCGGCGGCGGCGACACCGGCGCCGACTGCGTGGGCACCGCCCACCGCCAGGGCGCCGCCTCCGTCACCCAGCTGGAGATCATGCCCCGCCCCGCCGACGAACGCCCGGCCCACCAGCCCTGGCCCACCTACCCCATGACCTACAAGGTCACCTCCGCCCACGAGGAGGGCGGCGAACGGATCTACGCCGTCAACACCGTGGAGTTCGAGGGCGACGCCGAAGGCAACGTGCAGTACCTGCACCTGGTCGAGGTGGAGTTCACCGACGGAAAGTTCGCGCCCAAGCCCGGCACCGAACGCCGCATCCCCGCCCAACTGGTCACCCTCGCCATGGGGTTCACCGGCACCGACGTCAGGAACGGGCTGGTCGAACAGCTCGGCCTGGAACTCGACGCCCGCGGCAACATCGCCCGCGACAAGGACTTCGCCACCAACGTGGACGGCGTCTTCGTCGCCGGAGACGCCGGCCGCGGCCAGTCGCTCATCGTCTGGGCCATCGCCGAGGGGCGCTCCGCCGCCCGCGCCGTCGACCACTACCTGACCGGCACCTCCGCCCTGCCCGCGCCGATCCGCCCCACGGACCGCGCCCTGGCCGTCTGA
- a CDS encoding alkyl/aryl-sulfatase: protein MTHLARDPAGALAHHDDTRDLDDADHGFLGALEPARITDADGRVVWDADAHAFLAGERPDTAHPALWRAGRHLARHGLYQVTDGVYQVRGLDLSTMTLIEGDRGVVVADPLLSAETAAAALALYRAHRGDRPVTGVVYTHSHPDHFGGARGVLPPGHEPVPVLAPDGFLDHALGENLQAGPARARHARHRYGTALPKGPAGQIGCGLGPAVSTGTLTLVPPTARITRTGQEETVDGLRLVFHLAPGATAPAELSLYLPHRHALLLSGHDALTTHGGAARARARHLAETLARHGHTTEVLLTSHHRPVRGTRHVTAHLTVERDLHAYLHDQTLRLLNRGHTPAEIAEELRLPPALETARPEALRRYLQPPFDDDPARLWQHPPAGLARRYTACLGGVDATVAKAKEYTEAGDLRFAATLLDHAVLTDPGHAEAREALATVYERLGHAAADATWRNHYLTAAADLRDTHPGPATGDSHDLLAALTVDQLVDSLAVRVDGPRAWPATLTMDWHLTDEQRVWRLTLSNGALTHRGSPATRHTAPDPADLTLTLTRAQLPALLTGSPPDGTVTDGDPHTLGRLLALLDPPDPTAPAVTP, encoded by the coding sequence ATGACCCACCTCGCGCGCGACCCGGCCGGTGCCCTCGCCCACCACGACGACACCCGGGACCTCGACGACGCCGACCACGGTTTCCTCGGCGCCCTCGAACCCGCCCGGATCACCGACGCCGACGGCCGGGTCGTCTGGGACGCCGACGCCCACGCCTTCCTGGCCGGCGAACGCCCCGACACCGCCCACCCCGCGCTGTGGCGGGCCGGCCGGCACCTCGCCCGGCACGGCCTGTACCAGGTCACCGACGGCGTCTACCAGGTACGCGGCCTCGACCTGTCCACCATGACGCTCATCGAGGGCGACCGCGGCGTCGTCGTCGCCGACCCGCTGCTCAGCGCCGAGACCGCCGCCGCCGCGCTCGCCCTCTACCGCGCCCACCGCGGCGACCGCCCGGTCACCGGCGTGGTCTACACCCACAGCCACCCCGACCACTTCGGCGGCGCCCGCGGCGTACTGCCGCCCGGCCACGAACCCGTACCCGTCCTCGCCCCGGACGGCTTCCTCGACCACGCCCTCGGCGAGAACCTCCAGGCCGGCCCCGCCCGCGCCCGCCACGCCCGCCACCGGTACGGCACCGCGCTGCCCAAGGGACCGGCCGGCCAGATCGGCTGCGGCCTCGGCCCCGCCGTCTCCACCGGCACCCTCACCCTCGTCCCGCCCACCGCGCGGATCACCCGCACCGGGCAGGAGGAGACCGTCGACGGCCTCCGGCTCGTCTTCCACCTCGCCCCCGGCGCCACCGCACCGGCCGAACTGAGCCTGTACCTGCCGCACCGGCACGCCCTGCTGCTCTCCGGGCACGACGCCCTCACCACCCACGGCGGCGCCGCCCGCGCCCGGGCCCGGCACCTCGCCGAGACCCTGGCCCGCCACGGCCACACCACCGAGGTGCTCCTCACCTCCCACCACCGGCCCGTCCGCGGCACCCGACACGTCACCGCCCACCTGACCGTCGAACGCGACCTCCACGCCTACCTGCACGACCAGACCCTGCGCCTGCTCAACCGGGGACACACCCCCGCCGAGATCGCCGAGGAACTGCGACTGCCGCCCGCCCTGGAGACCGCCCGCCCCGAAGCGCTCCGCCGATACCTCCAGCCCCCCTTCGACGACGACCCGGCCCGGCTGTGGCAGCACCCGCCGGCCGGCCTCGCCCGGCGCTACACCGCCTGCCTCGGCGGGGTGGACGCCACCGTCGCCAAGGCCAAGGAGTACACCGAAGCCGGTGACCTGCGGTTCGCCGCCACCCTCCTCGACCACGCGGTGCTCACCGACCCCGGCCACGCCGAAGCCCGCGAGGCGCTCGCCACCGTCTACGAACGCCTCGGCCACGCCGCCGCCGACGCCACCTGGCGCAACCACTACCTGACCGCCGCCGCCGACCTGCGCGACACCCACCCCGGGCCCGCCACCGGCGACAGCCACGACCTGCTCGCCGCCCTCACCGTCGACCAGCTCGTCGACTCCCTCGCCGTCCGCGTCGACGGCCCCCGCGCCTGGCCGGCCACCCTCACCATGGACTGGCACCTCACCGACGAACAACGCGTCTGGCGGCTGACGTTGTCCAACGGCGCCCTCACCCACCGCGGTTCACCCGCCACCCGGCACACCGCACCCGACCCCGCCGACCTCACCCTCACCCTGACCAGGGCCCAACTCCCCGCCCT